A stretch of Elusimicrobiota bacterium DNA encodes these proteins:
- a CDS encoding homoserine kinase, which yields MPSLFSVQVRVPGTSANLGPGFDVLGLALSIHESVRVTFGGDGPAVRVRATGPGAEAIPVDSTNLVVRALRALYRKAGKKLPSVDVELGVRLPVAGGLGSSSAAIVGGLVAANESLGRPLDLSALIDLATDMEGHPDNVAPALAGGLTMAVRAKDAVRWVAWKDASLFKNLRAVVAVPSFQVPTAKARRALPARVPRADAVFNAAHVALLLGAVRSGRWELLGEAMADRLHQPYREKLVPGLSAVIAAARRVGAHGAALSGAGPSVLALCAPDAAPRVSRAMIAAFQRKGSAARSEILKIDTAGARVFGVSRKRTK from the coding sequence ATGCCTTCGCTCTTTTCCGTTCAGGTCCGGGTTCCCGGAACCTCGGCCAATCTGGGCCCGGGGTTCGACGTCCTGGGGTTGGCCCTGTCCATCCACGAATCCGTGCGCGTGACTTTCGGCGGCGACGGCCCGGCGGTGCGCGTGCGGGCGACGGGCCCCGGGGCCGAGGCCATCCCCGTCGACTCGACCAATTTGGTGGTCCGGGCCCTTCGGGCCCTGTACCGGAAAGCCGGAAAAAAACTTCCGTCCGTCGACGTCGAGCTGGGCGTTCGCTTGCCCGTGGCCGGCGGCCTGGGCTCCTCCTCGGCCGCGATCGTGGGCGGACTGGTGGCGGCCAACGAATCCCTGGGCCGGCCCTTGGACCTTTCGGCGCTGATCGACCTGGCCACCGACATGGAAGGCCACCCCGACAACGTGGCCCCGGCCCTGGCCGGGGGATTGACCATGGCCGTCCGGGCCAAGGACGCCGTTCGCTGGGTGGCCTGGAAAGACGCTTCGCTTTTTAAGAACCTTCGGGCCGTCGTGGCCGTGCCGTCCTTCCAAGTGCCGACGGCGAAAGCCCGGCGGGCTCTCCCCGCCCGGGTGCCCCGGGCCGACGCGGTGTTCAACGCCGCCCACGTGGCGCTGCTGTTGGGCGCGGTGCGATCCGGCCGGTGGGAATTGCTGGGCGAAGCCATGGCGGACCGGCTGCACCAGCCGTACCGCGAAAAATTGGTGCCCGGGTTGTCCGCGGTGATCGCGGCCGCCCGGCGGGTGGGCGCCCACGGCGCGGCCTTGTCCGGCGCGGGCCCGAGCGTCCTGGCGCTCTGCGCCCCCGACGCGGCCCCTCGGGTGTCCCGGGCGATGATCGCGGCCTTTCAACGGAAGGGGTCCGCGGCCCGCAGCGAAATTTTGAAGATCGACACAGCCGGCGCCCGCGTTTTCGGCGTCTCACGAAAGAGAACGAAATGA
- a CDS encoding aspartate kinase — MSSIVVMKFGGSSVADADRIKNVAGRVAAKRKQGHRVVVVVSAPGDMTDDLIAMAEKITDSPSGREMDMLLSTGEQVSIALLSMAINERGVAAVSLTGPQAGIFADQDHTRARITAIRPKKIFEQLKKGKVVIVAGFQGLNPNEDIATLGRGGSDLTAVALAAALKADVCEIYTDVKGVYTTDPRVEPEAQKIDRISYDEMLELAGAGAQVMQARSIEVGKKYGVDIHVRSTFSEDAGTMITAEVPRMEQIVVSGVAFDPKQAKITLSGVADRPGVAAKIFGPLADEGVNVDMIIQSAPTEGRNDISFTIGRVDVKKAMAVLDRVSTDLKVEEVVCDDKVAKVSIVGVGMKGHPGVAAKLFKSLAEAGINIDMISTSEIKIACVVREGDGPKAVRLVHKAFGLEKPRVKAKA; from the coding sequence ATGAGTTCCATCGTCGTTATGAAATTCGGCGGCAGTTCCGTGGCGGACGCCGACCGCATTAAAAACGTGGCCGGCCGCGTGGCCGCCAAGCGCAAGCAGGGCCACCGGGTGGTCGTGGTCGTGTCGGCGCCGGGCGACATGACGGACGATCTGATCGCCATGGCCGAAAAAATCACCGACAGCCCGAGCGGGCGCGAAATGGACATGCTGTTGTCGACGGGGGAGCAGGTCTCCATCGCGCTCCTGTCCATGGCCATCAACGAGCGCGGGGTGGCGGCGGTCTCCCTGACCGGCCCCCAGGCCGGCATTTTCGCCGACCAGGACCACACCCGGGCGCGCATCACGGCCATTCGGCCGAAGAAAATTTTTGAGCAATTGAAAAAAGGGAAGGTCGTCATCGTGGCCGGGTTCCAAGGCTTGAACCCCAACGAGGACATCGCGACCCTGGGCCGCGGGGGGTCGGATTTGACCGCCGTGGCCCTGGCGGCGGCTCTCAAAGCCGACGTGTGCGAAATCTACACCGACGTCAAAGGCGTCTACACGACGGACCCGCGCGTGGAGCCCGAAGCCCAGAAGATCGACCGCATTTCCTACGACGAAATGCTGGAGCTGGCCGGGGCCGGCGCCCAGGTGATGCAGGCCCGGTCCATCGAAGTGGGGAAGAAATACGGCGTGGACATCCACGTCCGTTCGACGTTTTCGGAAGACGCAGGAACTATGATCACGGCGGAGGTGCCGCGTATGGAACAGATCGTTGTCAGCGGGGTCGCCTTCGACCCCAAGCAGGCCAAAATCACTTTGAGCGGCGTGGCCGACCGGCCCGGCGTGGCGGCGAAAATCTTCGGCCCCCTGGCCGACGAGGGCGTCAACGTCGACATGATCATCCAGTCGGCCCCGACCGAGGGACGCAACGACATTTCCTTCACCATCGGCCGGGTGGACGTGAAGAAGGCCATGGCCGTCTTGGACCGCGTGTCCACCGACCTCAAGGTCGAGGAAGTGGTCTGCGACGACAAGGTGGCGAAAGTCTCCATCGTGGGCGTCGGCATGAAAGGCCACCCCGGCGTGGCGGCGAAACTCTTTAAATCCCTGGCCGAGGCCGGGATCAACATCGACATGATCTCCACCTCCGAAATCAAAATCGCCTGCGTGGTGCGGGAAGGCGACGGCCCGAAAGCCGTCCGCCTCGTGCACAAGGCCTTCGGCCTGGAAAAACCCCGGGTCAAAGCGAAGGCGTGA